In Phreatobacter aquaticus, a single genomic region encodes these proteins:
- a CDS encoding sensor histidine kinase, whose translation MLRRLVPTLILAFLVVMGAGAILQIYNGRVDAMASARTDLSATAATLGDEIDRSIAAHPSLGIANGQIAIDAIPARAVSYPNRFVLATGSDGRIVAVAPLSARPLFVGRDIADILGDSVETVHHQSSAGTAPTLTLVDGTDAIVASRALDRPMGRIYVIQNAGDALAAWMRSALLTGTLFATTGLLLLILGAAFHVQTVRAVTADMINQNARATIDAALESGRCGLWDWQIGSSQLFCSASMFELLGMEGREGLVTISELEPLLHPDDAYLGAIVSMKDLDPRQPVDFQFRMRHVDGSWHWLRARGRGLSIAGVKQSRFVGIIVDITEQVETAERNAASDLRIREAIETISEAFVVCDDKERIVVCNSKFRQLNGLSEDAARPGLHYHEALANGGGAKVVDGRVLDSREEISGRDLEVHLADGRWLQISERRTACGGFVSVGTDITDLKRHESELTAGEQRLKASIADLQRSQYALEIQTQQLAELAEKYSEQKTRAEEANQAKSEFLANMSHELRTPLNAIIGFSEILKEGHFGPIGVSKYGEYARDIYDSGHFLLSVIDDILDMSKIEAGRLKLQPCPTRLEDMLDEAMRVVAKMASDKQIIIEAEIPEGMEILADRRAIKQIAINLLSNAVKFTPVGGMVSVRARKARGVVALAIEDTGIGIPRHAIRNLGKPFEQVQSQFSKNHKGSGLGLAIAKSLAEMHGGSLKIRSTEGRGTTVVVRLPIDGPAGLTIEQTASKRAA comes from the coding sequence TTGCTTCGCCGACTTGTGCCGACCCTGATCCTGGCCTTCCTGGTCGTGATGGGCGCCGGCGCCATCCTTCAGATCTATAACGGTCGCGTCGATGCCATGGCCTCGGCCAGGACAGACCTCTCAGCCACAGCGGCAACGCTCGGCGACGAGATCGACCGCAGCATCGCCGCTCATCCTTCCCTTGGCATTGCCAATGGCCAGATCGCGATAGACGCCATCCCGGCCCGAGCCGTCAGCTATCCCAACCGCTTCGTTCTCGCCACGGGCAGCGACGGCAGGATCGTGGCGGTGGCGCCCTTGTCGGCACGCCCGCTCTTCGTTGGGCGTGATATCGCCGACATCCTCGGCGATTCTGTCGAGACGGTTCACCATCAATCGAGCGCCGGAACCGCGCCGACCCTCACGCTCGTGGACGGCACCGATGCCATCGTCGCATCGCGGGCGCTCGACCGGCCAATGGGTCGCATCTACGTGATCCAGAATGCCGGAGATGCGCTTGCCGCCTGGATGAGGTCGGCCCTGCTCACCGGCACCCTGTTTGCGACGACAGGCCTGCTGCTGCTCATTCTCGGCGCCGCCTTTCACGTCCAGACGGTTCGCGCCGTGACGGCTGACATGATCAACCAGAATGCCCGCGCAACCATCGACGCAGCCCTGGAAAGCGGCCGGTGCGGCCTGTGGGACTGGCAGATCGGGTCGAGCCAGCTCTTCTGTTCCGCATCCATGTTCGAGCTGCTCGGCATGGAAGGCCGCGAGGGCCTGGTCACCATCTCCGAGCTTGAACCCCTCCTGCATCCTGACGACGCCTATCTCGGCGCGATTGTCAGCATGAAGGACCTCGATCCCCGGCAGCCCGTCGACTTCCAGTTTCGGATGCGCCACGTCGACGGCTCCTGGCACTGGCTGCGCGCACGCGGTCGTGGCCTGTCGATTGCCGGCGTGAAGCAATCCCGCTTCGTCGGCATCATCGTCGACATCACGGAACAGGTCGAAACAGCCGAACGCAACGCGGCGTCCGATCTGCGCATCCGCGAAGCGATCGAGACCATTTCGGAAGCCTTCGTCGTCTGTGACGACAAGGAGCGGATCGTGGTGTGCAATTCCAAGTTCCGCCAGCTCAATGGGCTGAGCGAGGACGCCGCTCGCCCTGGCCTGCACTATCACGAAGCGCTGGCCAACGGCGGTGGCGCCAAGGTTGTCGATGGACGCGTACTCGACTCCCGCGAAGAGATCAGCGGCCGCGATCTCGAGGTTCATCTCGCCGATGGTCGCTGGCTGCAGATCAGCGAACGGCGCACGGCCTGCGGTGGCTTCGTGTCGGTCGGAACCGACATTACTGACCTGAAGCGTCACGAAAGCGAACTGACGGCTGGCGAGCAGCGGCTGAAGGCGAGCATCGCCGACCTCCAACGCAGCCAATATGCCCTGGAAATCCAGACCCAGCAGCTCGCCGAACTGGCCGAGAAGTACAGCGAGCAAAAGACCCGCGCAGAGGAGGCCAACCAGGCCAAGTCCGAGTTCCTCGCCAATATGAGCCATGAGCTCCGCACGCCGCTCAATGCCATCATCGGCTTCTCGGAAATCCTCAAGGAAGGCCATTTCGGGCCGATCGGCGTGTCAAAATATGGCGAATATGCCCGGGACATCTACGATTCCGGCCATTTCCTGCTGTCGGTGATCGACGATATCCTCGACATGTCGAAGATCGAGGCCGGTCGCCTCAAGCTCCAGCCCTGCCCGACCCGCCTGGAGGACATGCTCGATGAAGCCATGCGCGTCGTCGCCAAGATGGCATCCGACAAGCAGATCATCATCGAAGCCGAGATTCCCGAGGGCATGGAAATCCTCGCTGACCGGCGGGCGATCAAGCAGATCGCGATCAACCTCCTGTCGAATGCTGTGAAGTTCACGCCTGTGGGCGGCATGGTGTCGGTGCGGGCCCGCAAGGCACGTGGTGTGGTGGCACTGGCGATCGAGGACACCGGGATCGGCATCCCCCGCCATGCCATCCGCAACCTCGGCAAGCCGTTCGAACAGGTCCAGAGCCAGTTCTCCAAGAACCACAAGGGCTCCGGCCTCGGCCTAGCCATCGCCAAGTCGCTGGCGGAAATGCATGGGGGTTCTCTGAAGATCAGGTCGACCGAAGGCCGTGGAACCACAGTCGTCGTTCGTCTGCCGATCGACGGCCCTGCCGGCTTGACCATCGAGCAGACAGCGTCGAAGCGCGCGGCTTGA
- a CDS encoding cytochrome c-type biogenesis protein — MRALLSLLLMLGLCLPAHAVLPGEMLADPALEARARALSQDLRCLVCQNQSIDDSDAQLARDLRVLVRERLKAGDTDDQVTSFLVARYGEFVLLTPRFGWHTVALWGAPLAFLLIGAGTIAASLRRRRLAGEPPPAVPLSDDEKAKLEAALRS, encoded by the coding sequence ATGCGTGCGCTCCTCTCCCTCCTGCTGATGCTCGGGCTCTGCCTGCCGGCGCACGCGGTTCTGCCCGGCGAGATGCTGGCCGATCCGGCGCTGGAGGCGCGTGCGCGCGCCTTGTCGCAGGACCTGCGCTGTCTCGTCTGCCAGAACCAGTCGATCGACGATTCCGATGCTCAGCTCGCCCGCGATCTGCGTGTGCTGGTGCGCGAAAGGTTGAAAGCGGGCGACACCGACGACCAGGTGACCTCATTCCTGGTTGCCCGCTACGGCGAGTTCGTCCTTCTGACGCCACGCTTCGGCTGGCACACCGTCGCGCTCTGGGGAGCGCCGCTCGCCTTCCTGCTGATTGGCGCTGGAACCATTGCGGCGTCGCTCCGCCGTCGCCGCCTTGCCGGCGAGCCCCCGCCGGCCGTCCCGCTCAGCGACGACGAAAAGGCCAAGCTCGAGGCCGCATTGCGCTCTTGA
- a CDS encoding response regulator transcription factor: MRVMRILIVEDDRDAASYLVKAFREAGHVADHAADGETGLALAEDGPYDVLVIDRMLPKRDGLSLIGELRRKGRETPVLILSALGQVDDRVKGLRAGGDDYLPKPYSFSELLARVEVLSRRRATGAPDTLYRVGDLELDRLTHRVARAGEEILLQPREFRLLEYLMKNAGQVVTRTMLLEHVWDYHFDPQTNVIDVHVSRLRSKIDKGFDRPLIHTIRGAGYSVRA, encoded by the coding sequence ATGCGGGTCATGCGTATTCTCATCGTCGAGGACGACCGCGACGCGGCGTCCTATCTCGTCAAGGCCTTCAGGGAGGCCGGCCATGTCGCCGATCACGCGGCCGATGGCGAAACCGGGCTGGCGTTGGCCGAGGACGGCCCCTACGACGTCCTGGTCATCGACCGCATGCTGCCCAAGCGCGACGGCCTGAGCCTGATCGGCGAACTCCGCCGCAAGGGGCGCGAGACACCCGTCTTGATCCTGTCGGCGCTCGGCCAGGTCGACGACCGGGTCAAAGGTCTCAGGGCCGGTGGCGACGACTATCTCCCGAAGCCCTATTCCTTTTCCGAGCTTCTGGCGCGGGTCGAAGTCCTGTCGCGCCGCCGGGCAACCGGAGCTCCGGACACGCTCTACCGCGTCGGCGACCTCGAACTGGACCGTCTGACCCATCGCGTGGCGCGGGCGGGCGAGGAAATCCTGCTGCAACCGCGTGAATTCCGGCTGCTCGAATATCTGATGAAGAATGCCGGACAGGTGGTGACCCGCACCATGCTGCTTGAACATGTCTGGGACTATCATTTCGATCCCCAGACCAATGTCATCGATGTCCATGTGTCCAGGCTGCGGTCCAAGATCGACAAGGGCTTCGACCGGCCGCTGATCCACACCATCCGCGGCGCGGGCTATTCGGTGCGCGCGTGA
- a CDS encoding Do family serine endopeptidase: MTSRLRAALFGSVAVLAIGAGALSLQTNSSAFVRPALAQTSQPAGPMSFADVVERVKPAVVSVKVSRAAAPEQMSLNEIPGLDEGEQGHPMDRFMRRFGDQFRGDPRGQGEQRFGERDRRGERRGPPRGGPRSMAQGSGFFISADGYIVTNNHVVEGATEAEIVMDGGRTFKARVIGTDPRTDLALLKAEGTDFPFVRFAGAAPRVGDWVIAVGNPFGLGGTVTAGIVSARGRDIGSGPYDDFLQIDAAVNRGNSGGPTFNANGEVIGVNTAIFSPSGGNVGIAFAIPSETTQNVVASLRDTGTVARGWIGVQIQPVTAEIAESLKLARPGGALIAGVQEGSPAARADLKPSDVITGVDGQAINDARELSRRIGTARPGATVRLTVHRDGAERTVNLTLGQLPSDQQASLRGRGGPSEERRGRAEPSPELPRLGLSLAPAGSDGFGRSRGAAGGGVVVTDVDPSGPAGQRGIRPGDVIIDVAGRPVSSVADVTAALAAAKADGRRSALIRVRTGDGQRFVAIPLTTG, translated from the coding sequence ATGACATCCCGCCTGCGCGCTGCCCTTTTCGGTTCGGTCGCGGTCCTGGCGATTGGCGCCGGGGCGCTGTCGCTCCAGACCAATTCCTCCGCCTTCGTTCGACCGGCTCTGGCCCAGACGTCACAGCCGGCAGGCCCGATGTCGTTCGCCGACGTGGTCGAGCGGGTGAAGCCCGCCGTCGTGTCGGTCAAGGTCAGCCGCGCCGCCGCCCCCGAGCAGATGTCGCTCAATGAGATCCCGGGCCTGGACGAGGGCGAGCAGGGCCATCCGATGGACCGCTTCATGCGGCGATTCGGCGACCAGTTCCGTGGTGACCCGCGCGGCCAGGGCGAGCAGCGCTTTGGCGAGCGCGACCGCCGGGGCGAACGCCGTGGCCCGCCGCGGGGTGGCCCGCGCTCCATGGCGCAGGGATCCGGCTTCTTCATCTCGGCTGACGGCTACATCGTCACCAACAACCACGTGGTCGAGGGCGCAACCGAGGCCGAGATCGTCATGGATGGCGGCCGCACGTTCAAGGCGCGCGTCATCGGCACCGACCCCCGCACCGATCTGGCGCTGCTCAAGGCTGAAGGCACCGACTTCCCGTTCGTCCGCTTCGCAGGCGCCGCTCCGCGCGTCGGCGACTGGGTCATCGCGGTCGGCAACCCGTTCGGCCTCGGCGGAACGGTCACGGCCGGCATCGTCTCGGCGCGCGGCCGCGATATCGGCTCCGGCCCCTATGACGACTTCCTGCAGATCGATGCGGCAGTGAACCGCGGCAATTCGGGCGGCCCGACCTTCAACGCCAATGGCGAGGTGATTGGCGTCAATACCGCGATCTTCTCGCCCTCGGGCGGCAATGTCGGCATCGCCTTCGCGATTCCCTCCGAGACGACGCAGAACGTCGTCGCGTCCCTGCGCGACACCGGCACGGTCGCCCGCGGCTGGATCGGCGTTCAGATCCAGCCCGTCACGGCCGAGATCGCCGAAAGCCTCAAGCTGGCCCGCCCCGGTGGCGCTCTCATCGCGGGTGTCCAGGAAGGCAGCCCTGCGGCCCGCGCCGACCTGAAGCCGTCCGATGTCATCACCGGTGTCGACGGCCAGGCGATCAACGACGCCCGCGAGCTCTCGCGGCGCATCGGCACCGCCCGTCCCGGCGCCACCGTTCGCCTGACGGTCCACCGCGATGGGGCAGAGCGCACCGTCAACCTGACGCTTGGCCAGTTGCCGAGCGATCAGCAGGCCTCTCTGCGTGGCCGTGGCGGTCCGAGCGAGGAGCGGCGCGGTCGTGCCGAGCCGAGCCCCGAACTGCCGCGGCTTGGTCTCTCGCTGGCCCCTGCCGGCAGTGATGGCTTCGGCCGCTCGCGTGGAGCGGCAGGAGGTGGTGTCGTTGTCACCGACGTCGATCCTTCGGGTCCCGCCGGCCAGCGCGGCATCCGTCCGGGTGACGTCATCATCGATGTCGCCGGCCGGCCGGTCTCATCCGTCGCCGATGTGACGGCAGCGCTTGCCGCCGCAAAGGCCGATGGCCGCCGCTCAGCCTTGATCCGGGTCCGTACCGGCGACGGCCAGCGCTTCGTCGCCATCCCGCTCACCACCGGCTGA
- a CDS encoding sensor histidine kinase, translated as MNRLRTLLSTTAFKIIAAYLFIFVLFAGVVIGSLGFATQRLFTDQITETVEAEVRGLAEQYAIGGIRRLVNVIDERARRPGASLYMVATFSGEVVGGNIGDLPPGTLGLQGWIETDYRRADETSPTKPHRALAQVYGLPGGFRLLVGRDLEERDRMREIFGRGFRLSLLFALVLGLIGAYFVTRRVLKRIDAMTESSQRIMAGDLSGRLPVAGTRDELDRLAGSLNVMLARIETLMTGMKEVSDNIAHDLKTPLTRLRNRAEEALRTASGDDAFKAALGGIIDESDGLIRTFNALLMIARAEAGNQREGMAPLDLGEVVSGLGELYEPSAEEAGMSLSVSAEPVRILGSRELIGQVVSNLVDNAIKYGRTEGSDARIELSARAEDGFAILTVADRGPGIAEADHARVLERFVRLETSRSRPGSGLGLSLAAAVARLHGGSLTLADNGPGLKVVLRLPRWVDEASHAHGKV; from the coding sequence GTGAACCGTCTGCGTACGCTGCTGAGCACGACGGCGTTCAAGATCATCGCCGCCTACCTGTTCATCTTCGTCCTGTTCGCGGGCGTGGTGATCGGCTCGCTCGGCTTTGCGACGCAGCGCCTGTTCACCGACCAGATCACCGAAACGGTCGAGGCCGAGGTGCGCGGCCTCGCCGAGCAATATGCGATCGGCGGCATCCGGCGCCTGGTCAATGTCATCGACGAGCGGGCCCGCCGCCCCGGTGCGTCGCTCTACATGGTTGCGACCTTCTCGGGTGAGGTGGTCGGCGGCAATATCGGCGATCTGCCCCCCGGCACGCTCGGCCTGCAGGGATGGATCGAGACCGATTATCGCCGGGCCGACGAGACCTCGCCGACCAAGCCGCACCGTGCGCTCGCCCAGGTCTATGGCCTGCCCGGCGGCTTCCGCCTTCTGGTTGGCCGCGATCTCGAGGAGCGCGATCGAATGCGCGAAATCTTCGGGCGCGGATTCAGGCTCTCGCTGCTCTTCGCGCTCGTGCTGGGGCTCATCGGCGCCTATTTCGTCACCCGGCGCGTGCTGAAGCGCATCGACGCCATGACCGAATCCTCCCAGCGCATCATGGCCGGCGATCTCTCCGGGCGCCTGCCGGTTGCCGGCACACGCGACGAACTCGACCGCCTTGCCGGCAGCCTCAACGTCATGCTGGCCCGCATCGAGACGCTGATGACCGGCATGAAGGAGGTCTCCGACAACATCGCCCATGATTTGAAGACGCCGCTGACCCGGCTGCGCAATCGCGCCGAGGAGGCGCTGCGCACGGCGTCCGGGGATGACGCCTTCAAGGCAGCGCTCGGCGGCATCATCGACGAATCCGACGGCCTCATTCGCACTTTCAACGCTCTGCTGATGATCGCGCGCGCCGAAGCCGGCAACCAGCGCGAGGGCATGGCGCCGCTCGATCTCGGCGAGGTGGTCTCTGGCCTCGGCGAGCTCTACGAACCCTCGGCCGAGGAAGCCGGCATGTCGCTCTCGGTATCGGCGGAGCCGGTCCGCATTCTCGGCAGCCGCGAACTGATCGGCCAGGTCGTTTCCAATCTCGTCGATAACGCGATCAAGTACGGCCGGACCGAAGGCAGCGATGCCCGGATCGAGCTCTCCGCCAGGGCCGAGGACGGCTTTGCGATTCTGACCGTTGCAGATCGCGGTCCCGGCATCGCGGAGGCCGACCATGCGCGTGTGCTCGAACGCTTCGTGCGGCTGGAGACAAGCCGCTCGCGGCCGGGTTCGGGCCTGGGCTTAAGCCTCGCCGCCGCCGTCGCCCGCCTCCATGGCGGCAGTCTGACGCTGGCCGACAATGGGCCGGGCCTCAAGGTCGTGCTACGTCTGCCACGCTGGGTGGACGAAGCAAGTCATGCGCATGGAAAAGTCTGA
- a CDS encoding bifunctional [glutamine synthetase] adenylyltransferase/[glutamine synthetase]-adenylyl-L-tyrosine phosphorylase, whose amino-acid sequence MEKSDRNGKLIDRIATAPVLPKGMTAAKLLAGYLAGIDDANAVAGLETCFKAPKARALVAGILAHSPFLTSIARHDPLFLLSALDEPPEDCFERLANEATSECRAAPDDAAVGLALRRFRSRVALLVAMADIGDVWPLEAITGALTRTADLAVSEAVGHLLRELAEAGTLRPADPTAPERCSGYIVLAMGKHGAHELNYSSDIDLIVFFDPDKAPFKPGKEPQPAYIRLTQRLAKILQERTADGYVFRTDLRLRPDPGSTAIAISVPAALHYYETLGQTWERSAFIKARPCAGDIDAGVAFLREMEPFVWRRYLDYTAVADVHAMKRQIHAFRGHDALAVEGHNIKLGRGGIREIEFFVQTQQLIAGGRNPSLRVKDTLTGLERLREAGWVKPDTREKLEQAYRFLRKVEHRLQMVADEQTHSLPEAAEDVERIARFLGYKGRAQFAEALTAELRPVEAAYAQLFESLPPMSEVKGNLDLLADPPKSSTLAALADLGFQEPPAVIATVRAWQGARTGGLRAREARDRVAELAPALIEALSRTGDADLGLRAFDRLLTRHSQPIELLALLRAHPDLLELISQILGSAPRLADLLGRRAHVLDALLEPDFFGDLPTDADLVRRIAATIALARHPEEVLDRVRIFGQEQLFLTGVRVLAGTVSAEAAGQAFARLAEQLIVALYRIVSDQMIEAHGRIKGMRTAVLAMGKLGGREMTAGSDLDLILLYDHDPDEYSSDGKRPLVGSHYFARLTQRLVSALSVPTSEGVLYDVDLRLRPSGRSGPVATRLESFRAYQANEAWTWEHMALTRARVIAASPGFGEEVEAAIREVLAAKRSPKRTLGDVIDMRTAIAEDKGDDERWDLKYVRGGLIDIEFVAQALQLVHGAKHPEILDQNTARVLDKAAQLKLVKAQDGDTLRAACRLYQRLTQIIRLCLVDGFDPSTAAPGLKRLLARAGELPDFAILDAHVSEVQKAVRKAFVQIVGPV is encoded by the coding sequence ATGGAAAAGTCTGATCGGAACGGCAAGCTGATCGACCGGATCGCCACGGCGCCGGTCCTGCCAAAAGGCATGACGGCAGCAAAGCTTCTGGCCGGCTATCTCGCCGGTATCGATGACGCCAATGCCGTTGCCGGGCTCGAGACCTGCTTCAAGGCGCCCAAGGCCCGCGCGTTGGTTGCGGGCATCCTGGCCCATTCGCCCTTCCTCACCAGCATTGCCCGGCACGATCCCCTGTTCCTGCTGTCCGCCCTGGATGAGCCGCCGGAAGACTGTTTCGAGCGACTTGCCAATGAGGCCACATCGGAATGCCGTGCCGCGCCAGACGATGCAGCGGTCGGGTTGGCCTTGCGGCGCTTCCGCTCGCGGGTCGCCCTGCTGGTCGCCATGGCTGATATCGGCGATGTCTGGCCGTTGGAGGCGATCACCGGCGCCTTGACCCGCACGGCCGATCTCGCCGTCAGTGAGGCGGTTGGCCACCTGCTGCGCGAACTGGCGGAAGCCGGGACTTTGCGGCCGGCCGATCCCACGGCGCCGGAGCGCTGCTCCGGCTATATCGTGCTGGCCATGGGCAAGCACGGCGCCCATGAACTGAACTACTCCAGCGATATCGACCTCATCGTCTTCTTCGATCCGGACAAGGCGCCGTTCAAGCCGGGGAAGGAACCCCAGCCGGCCTATATCCGCCTGACGCAGCGGCTGGCCAAGATCCTGCAAGAGCGCACTGCCGACGGCTACGTGTTCCGCACGGATCTCAGGCTTCGGCCCGATCCGGGATCAACCGCGATCGCCATCTCGGTGCCGGCAGCGCTCCACTATTACGAGACCCTCGGCCAGACCTGGGAGCGCTCGGCCTTCATCAAGGCGAGACCCTGCGCAGGCGACATCGATGCGGGTGTGGCCTTCCTGCGCGAGATGGAGCCCTTCGTCTGGCGCCGCTATCTCGACTACACAGCCGTTGCCGATGTCCATGCGATGAAGCGGCAGATCCACGCCTTCCGCGGCCATGACGCCCTGGCGGTCGAAGGCCACAACATCAAGCTCGGGCGTGGCGGCATCCGCGAGATTGAGTTCTTCGTCCAGACCCAGCAGCTGATCGCCGGCGGTCGCAATCCGAGCCTCAGGGTCAAGGATACGCTGACCGGGCTTGAGCGCCTGCGGGAGGCCGGCTGGGTCAAGCCGGACACACGCGAGAAGCTCGAACAGGCCTATCGGTTCCTGCGCAAGGTCGAGCATCGCCTGCAGATGGTCGCCGATGAGCAGACCCACAGCCTGCCGGAGGCGGCCGAGGACGTCGAGCGGATCGCCCGCTTCCTTGGCTACAAGGGGCGTGCACAATTCGCGGAAGCCCTGACGGCTGAATTGCGGCCGGTCGAAGCGGCCTATGCCCAATTGTTCGAGAGCCTGCCACCGATGTCCGAGGTCAAGGGCAACCTCGATCTGCTGGCGGATCCCCCAAAAAGCTCGACCCTGGCCGCCCTCGCCGATCTTGGTTTCCAGGAGCCGCCGGCGGTCATTGCGACAGTCAGAGCCTGGCAGGGCGCACGCACCGGCGGCCTCAGGGCCCGGGAGGCCCGCGACCGGGTGGCGGAACTGGCACCGGCATTGATCGAGGCCCTGTCGCGTACAGGCGATGCCGATCTGGGCCTCCGCGCCTTCGACCGGCTCCTGACCCGCCATTCCCAACCCATCGAACTCCTCGCCCTGTTGCGTGCCCATCCCGATCTGCTCGAACTGATCTCGCAAATCCTTGGATCGGCGCCGCGCCTTGCCGATCTGCTGGGGCGGCGGGCTCACGTGCTGGACGCGCTCCTGGAGCCGGACTTCTTCGGTGACCTGCCGACGGACGCGGACCTTGTCCGGCGGATCGCCGCAACCATTGCGCTCGCCCGCCATCCCGAGGAAGTGCTCGATCGCGTGCGCATCTTCGGCCAGGAGCAATTGTTCCTGACCGGCGTTCGGGTCCTGGCCGGCACGGTTTCAGCCGAGGCGGCAGGCCAGGCCTTTGCCCGGTTGGCGGAGCAGCTGATCGTCGCGCTCTATCGGATTGTCAGCGATCAGATGATCGAGGCGCATGGCCGCATCAAGGGCATGCGCACGGCGGTCCTCGCCATGGGCAAGCTTGGTGGCCGCGAGATGACGGCGGGCTCCGACCTCGACCTCATCCTCCTCTATGACCACGATCCCGACGAGTACTCCTCGGACGGCAAGCGGCCGCTGGTCGGCAGCCATTATTTTGCCCGCCTGACCCAGCGGCTCGTCAGCGCCTTGTCGGTGCCGACGAGTGAGGGGGTGCTGTACGATGTCGACCTGCGCCTGAGGCCGTCAGGCCGCTCGGGTCCGGTTGCAACCCGGCTCGAGAGTTTCCGCGCCTATCAGGCGAACGAGGCCTGGACCTGGGAGCACATGGCGCTGACCCGGGCGCGGGTGATCGCGGCAAGCCCCGGCTTCGGCGAGGAGGTCGAGGCCGCCATTCGCGAGGTGCTCGCTGCCAAGCGGTCGCCCAAGCGCACGCTGGGTGATGTCATCGACATGCGCACCGCCATTGCCGAGGACAAGGGCGACGATGAGCGCTGGGATCTCAAATATGTCCGTGGCGGGCTGATCGACATCGAGTTTGTCGCGCAGGCGCTGCAGCTCGTCCATGGCGCCAAGCACCCGGAAATCCTCGACCAGAATACAGCCCGTGTTCTCGACAAGGCGGCTCAGCTGAAGCTGGTCAAGGCGCAGGACGGCGACACGCTCAGGGCGGCATGCCGGCTCTATCAACGCCTGACCCAGATCATCCGGCTGTGCCTGGTCGATGGCTTTGATCCCTCAACGGCCGCGCCGGGCCTGAAGCGCCTGCTGGCGCGCGCTGGCGAACTGCCGGACTTCGCGATCCTCGATGCCCATGTGAGCGAGGTCCAGAAGGCTGTCAGGAAGGCCTTCGTGCAGATTGTCGGGCCGGTCTGA